In Streptomyces sp. TS71-3, the following proteins share a genomic window:
- a CDS encoding dihydrodipicolinate synthase family protein: MSCPAPLRGVVPPVITPLTREGEVDVPSLRRLTEHLVGAGVHGLFLLGSTGEAAYLTDAQRLTALEAAVDTAAGRVPVLAGIIDTTTARVLDRAADAVKAGADALVATAPFYTRTHPVEIADHFRRIRSGADLPLLAYDIPVAVHTKLPRDVVLGLAVDGTLAGLKDSSGDEGSLRRLLVDLRARTRDFSVFTGSELTVDSALLAGADGTVPGLGNVDAHGYVRLYEAARAGDWAAAKAEQDRLVALFSLTDAGDPAVMGPSSSALGAFKAAARLLGLIDSAATAAPQVPLDDAAVARVRAHLVTAGLL; the protein is encoded by the coding sequence ATGTCCTGTCCCGCGCCTCTGCGAGGAGTCGTCCCGCCGGTCATCACCCCGCTCACCAGGGAAGGGGAGGTCGACGTCCCCTCGCTGCGCCGGCTCACGGAACACCTGGTCGGGGCCGGGGTGCACGGCCTGTTCCTGCTGGGGTCGACCGGTGAGGCCGCCTATCTCACGGACGCGCAGCGGCTGACCGCGCTCGAAGCGGCCGTGGACACGGCAGCGGGCCGGGTCCCCGTGCTGGCGGGGATCATCGACACCACCACCGCCCGTGTGCTCGACCGCGCGGCCGACGCCGTCAAGGCCGGCGCGGACGCGCTCGTCGCCACGGCGCCCTTCTACACGCGCACGCATCCCGTCGAGATCGCCGACCACTTCCGGCGCATCCGCTCCGGCGCCGACCTCCCGCTGCTCGCGTACGACATCCCGGTCGCCGTCCACACCAAGCTGCCCCGTGACGTGGTGCTCGGCCTCGCGGTCGACGGCACGCTCGCCGGGCTCAAGGACTCCAGCGGAGACGAGGGCTCGCTGCGCCGCCTGCTGGTGGACCTGCGTGCGCGCACGCGCGACTTCTCGGTGTTCACCGGCTCCGAACTCACCGTCGACAGCGCGCTGCTGGCGGGCGCCGACGGCACCGTGCCCGGCCTCGGCAACGTCGACGCGCATGGATACGTACGCCTCTACGAGGCCGCCCGTGCCGGAGACTGGGCCGCCGCCAAGGCCGAACAGGACCGGCTGGTGGCGCTGTTCTCCCTCACCGACGCGGGGGACCCGGCCGTGATGGGCCCCAGCTCGTCCGCGCTCGGCGCCTTCAAGGCGGCGGCCCGGCTGCTGGGCCTCATCGACTCCGCCGCCACCGCGGCGCCGCAGGTGCCGCTCGACGACGCGGCCGTGGCCCGGGTCCGGGCGCACCTGGTCACCGCCGGACTGCTGTGA
- a CDS encoding DUF2000 domain-containing protein, with protein MTLTTEAGLPGGEPGAGTVGFAPEEVDLSLSTRAARLKWVLVVDEALPPGRAANAAVCAAAPTATQVAHLLGVDVTDAEGAVHPALPWVGCTILAADQATLRTIRTKAAAAPGTFVADMPALAQSTNVYDDYRAAMGKAGADDIDYCAISIVGPRNRVNRLVGKLPLMS; from the coding sequence ATGACGCTGACGACCGAGGCCGGGCTGCCCGGCGGCGAGCCGGGCGCCGGCACCGTCGGGTTCGCGCCCGAGGAGGTGGACCTGAGCCTGTCGACCCGCGCGGCCCGGCTGAAGTGGGTGCTGGTGGTCGACGAGGCTCTTCCGCCGGGGCGGGCCGCCAACGCGGCCGTCTGCGCGGCTGCCCCCACGGCGACACAGGTGGCCCACCTGCTCGGGGTGGACGTCACGGACGCGGAGGGAGCCGTCCACCCGGCCCTGCCCTGGGTGGGCTGCACGATCCTGGCCGCGGACCAGGCCACGCTGCGCACGATCCGCACCAAGGCGGCCGCCGCCCCCGGCACCTTCGTCGCCGACATGCCCGCCCTCGCCCAGAGCACCAACGTCTACGACGACTACCGGGCCGCCATGGGCAAGGCCGGGGCGGACGACATCGACTACTGCGCGATCAGCATCGTCGGCCCGCGCAACCGCGTGAACCGGCTGGTGGGCAAGCTCCCGCTGATGTCCTGA
- a CDS encoding alpha/beta fold hydrolase yields the protein MVTMLVRGATPSRAVVAGQGLRQVLGFGGGTASLLRRVFGGSETFEPGSPEERTARWFRSSGVDPVAVLHVLDSLPGTPEEDLGRIRVPTLVAMGSEDERADSAEQLVAALPHGTLATVPADHSTAVAAPEFVTAVLDLLAGGR from the coding sequence GTGGTGACCATGCTGGTGCGGGGCGCAACGCCCAGCCGAGCGGTCGTCGCGGGCCAGGGGCTGCGCCAGGTGCTCGGCTTCGGGGGCGGGACGGCATCACTGCTCAGGCGGGTATTCGGCGGATCGGAGACGTTCGAGCCGGGCTCGCCGGAGGAGCGGACCGCCCGGTGGTTCCGGTCGAGCGGGGTGGACCCGGTCGCCGTGCTCCATGTGCTGGACTCGCTCCCCGGCACGCCCGAGGAGGACCTCGGCCGTATCCGAGTGCCGACGCTCGTGGCGATGGGAAGCGAGGACGAGCGCGCCGATTCGGCCGAGCAGCTGGTCGCGGCGCTGCCGCACGGCACGCTGGCCACGGTGCCCGCAGACCACTCGACGGCCGTCGCCGCGCCGGAGTTCGTCACGGCGGTCCTGGACCTCCTCGCCGGCGGGCGGTGA
- a CDS encoding Lrp/AsnC family transcriptional regulator, translated as MDELDKAILRELQADARKTNRDVAATVGVSPTTALDRTRALRKRGVIRGAVLDVDLAEIGRPVQALIAVRVRPPSRAVIEGFRNWVTGLPDILGVYVTTGTQDFILSVAVRDNNALYAFTIDELTKRREVADVHTSIVYEHITNPRITPLEGS; from the coding sequence ATGGACGAGCTCGACAAGGCGATCCTGCGGGAACTGCAGGCGGACGCACGCAAGACGAACCGCGACGTGGCCGCGACCGTCGGCGTCTCCCCCACCACGGCGCTCGACCGCACCCGGGCGCTGCGCAAGCGCGGTGTCATCCGCGGCGCCGTCCTCGACGTGGACCTCGCGGAGATCGGACGCCCCGTCCAGGCCCTCATCGCCGTCCGCGTCCGGCCACCGTCACGTGCCGTCATCGAGGGCTTCCGCAACTGGGTCACGGGACTGCCGGACATCCTCGGCGTCTACGTGACGACGGGCACCCAGGACTTCATCCTCAGCGTCGCCGTCCGCGACAACAACGCCCTCTACGCTTTCACCATCGACGAGCTGACCAAGCGCCGCGAAGTCGCAGACGTGCACACCTCGATCGTCTACGAGCACATCACCAACCCGCGCATCACGCCCCTGGAGGGCTCCTGA
- a CDS encoding GMC family oxidoreductase codes for MTVEDTRAFDYVVIGAGSAGSAVTGRLVAQTGATVLVLEAGERGADTGSLAEPTRWMENMGAAYDYGYHYEPHRATHDRVLPLPRGKLLGGSGGINGMLWTRGQHDDYDEWAAAGNRGWDYDSVLPLFRRSEDWEDGAGPLHGAGGPVHVERAHGLHPVATALIRAGRSLGLPYLDDATSPAEGVGPSTLNVRDGRRENPWQAFVGPLADEDRLTVATGADARRLTFSRGRCTGVEYAVDGHLSRAVARGEVVLCAGAIDTPRLLMRSGVGPADDLADLGIEAVADLPGVGRDLQEHVLAAGLCLEAAEPLGPLKNNLEGSVAFLRSTGGSARPDLMFVTLQIPFVSPEIGEQYAPPENGFCIFPGLAAPRSRGRLTMHADGSLEIQPNLLAEQADVDALVEAVDIGFELASDPAFADITERWAVPDRRLDRAETAAFVRDAALPYFHAAGTCAMGPVVDEELRVHGVDGLRIADASVMPAITRAFPHATTVMIGEQAGRLLTA; via the coding sequence ATGACGGTAGAAGACACCCGGGCATTCGATTACGTGGTCATCGGCGCCGGATCCGCGGGAAGCGCGGTCACCGGGCGCCTGGTGGCTCAGACCGGCGCGACGGTGCTGGTGCTGGAGGCCGGTGAGCGGGGCGCGGACACCGGCAGCCTCGCTGAGCCCACCCGCTGGATGGAGAACATGGGCGCCGCGTACGACTACGGCTACCACTACGAGCCCCACCGGGCGACCCACGACCGCGTCCTCCCGCTTCCCCGCGGCAAGCTGCTGGGCGGATCCGGCGGCATCAACGGCATGTTGTGGACCCGCGGTCAGCATGACGACTACGACGAGTGGGCCGCGGCCGGAAACCGCGGCTGGGACTACGACTCCGTCCTGCCGCTGTTCAGGCGCAGCGAGGACTGGGAGGACGGCGCGGGCCCCCTGCACGGTGCCGGCGGGCCGGTGCACGTCGAGCGCGCCCACGGCCTCCATCCGGTCGCGACGGCCCTCATCCGGGCCGGGCGGTCGCTGGGCCTGCCCTACCTGGACGACGCGACCAGCCCCGCGGAAGGCGTCGGCCCGTCCACCCTGAACGTCCGCGACGGCCGCCGAGAGAACCCGTGGCAGGCGTTCGTCGGCCCGCTGGCGGACGAGGACCGGCTCACGGTCGCGACCGGCGCCGACGCGCGGCGGCTGACCTTCTCCCGCGGCCGCTGCACCGGCGTGGAGTACGCGGTGGACGGCCACCTGAGCAGGGCGGTCGCACGCGGCGAGGTGGTGCTCTGCGCGGGCGCCATCGACACTCCGCGGCTGCTGATGCGCTCCGGTGTGGGCCCGGCGGACGACCTCGCGGACCTCGGCATCGAGGCGGTCGCCGACCTGCCCGGCGTCGGACGCGACCTCCAGGAGCACGTCCTCGCGGCCGGGCTCTGCCTGGAGGCGGCGGAGCCGCTCGGGCCGCTCAAGAACAACCTGGAGGGCAGCGTCGCCTTCCTGCGCAGCACCGGCGGGTCGGCAAGGCCCGATCTGATGTTCGTGACGCTGCAGATCCCCTTCGTCTCGCCGGAGATCGGCGAGCAGTACGCACCGCCCGAGAACGGATTCTGTATCTTCCCCGGACTCGCCGCACCGCGCAGCCGCGGACGGTTGACGATGCACGCGGACGGCAGCCTGGAGATCCAGCCGAACCTGCTGGCGGAACAGGCCGACGTCGACGCCCTCGTCGAGGCCGTGGACATCGGGTTCGAGCTGGCCTCGGACCCGGCCTTCGCGGACATCACCGAGCGGTGGGCCGTCCCCGACCGGAGGCTGGACCGGGCGGAGACCGCCGCGTTCGTCCGCGACGCAGCGCTGCCCTACTTCCACGCGGCCGGCACCTGCGCGATGGGTCCGGTGGTGGACGAGGAACTGCGCGTGCACGGAGTCGACGGCCTGCGCATCGCGGACGCCTCCGTGATGCCGGCCATCACCAGGGCGTTCCCGCACGCGACGACGGTGATGATCGGGGAGCAGGCCGGGCGTCTGCTGACAGCCTGA
- a CDS encoding L-tyrosine/L-tryptophan isonitrile synthase family protein: MGENVRSDGSDGSRREPDRPPSPPAPDSLVRRLIRDNPVLRLHMAPPDDAGGRPAGPGTPAAAPGGAGPGRPADLDGAFAVTARDLAGRPGLLRKALDGCQGGPADGELEAVLAHFVRPLVRVFRTALDHYGLVLADPHDPDVAFELRPDLSPTGRLLPGLAPYALRAGSLALARPATLEAARAAGTDPGALPAWSARHPPGAGMDALDALALAFHRERPDGRPDARALFDAELSAELRFLRPDTARLLRTGARYAHAVHSVPAGQERALTALLDRVRHGARGLRARPDRPQPVVLVGPLPTGARQLPAGLARLSRDVWHAGGEVLFLSPKGVTAERYASALTRHGVVEPIVLVPQSDGGAEPDALAALARFDDRARPVGCVVAGGPGQAGDVDWAPLVRRFPDARIVVVSPAGAGDADGARAAAGGAGDAGDRPHGPDRAVPVRSLETRSAAALRMAEQPGPALCAATRLSALHLDTLRHDPVIERHAVRWTAEQTREFVDHLVTGALASADRTARHAEDMLRRRTAALLTAGERAAWLVHHILQRKQFRLGPSSHYPVEQALREMLPFVRRGEPVQVCLPFFPGKFAHSGLKAVGHLPDLGELAMLVRILELAAAVRWVHAPGLRLFLATDGHHYRGHHAGRIAEGMATLRRYAEEVGVAGPSIEIADYDELAERHNGPRYVARQRALRSRIVAEYHAALRDLDITEGPLRTLREVRRRDRRGGFVDVFRSLVFSVPMPEPAAPGATPGRAPCDTPAPGRTAPGAAWWKAVHVDLYDLSEDRAAPDVIAARKGILRAAWDDAAEYVATRHADAQIGYRERVVLGAVQATTRPVPGKAGMNLLGGAPLFCSHGTGAIDARGIVCNDFAVALLDQGFVPLYSPLLGTRQPFAMVPVTVTGAAPDGSGNRIDPAFLRTVRLRRK, translated from the coding sequence ATGGGAGAGAACGTCCGCAGCGACGGGAGCGACGGCTCGCGGAGAGAGCCGGACCGCCCTCCGTCGCCGCCTGCGCCGGACTCCCTGGTCCGGCGCCTGATCCGTGACAACCCGGTGCTGCGCCTGCACATGGCGCCCCCGGACGACGCGGGTGGCCGGCCGGCGGGCCCCGGCACCCCCGCCGCGGCGCCGGGCGGTGCCGGTCCGGGCCGCCCCGCCGACCTGGACGGGGCGTTCGCGGTGACGGCCCGGGACCTCGCGGGGCGCCCCGGCCTGCTCCGCAAGGCCCTCGACGGCTGCCAGGGCGGCCCCGCCGACGGCGAACTAGAGGCCGTGCTCGCGCACTTCGTCCGGCCGCTCGTCCGTGTCTTCCGCACCGCGCTCGACCACTACGGCCTGGTGCTCGCCGATCCGCACGACCCGGATGTGGCCTTCGAGCTGCGGCCCGACCTGAGCCCCACCGGACGGCTGCTGCCGGGGCTCGCCCCGTACGCGCTGCGAGCCGGCTCGCTCGCCCTCGCCCGTCCCGCCACGCTGGAGGCAGCACGGGCGGCCGGGACGGACCCAGGCGCCCTGCCCGCCTGGTCGGCACGGCACCCTCCCGGGGCGGGCATGGACGCGCTCGACGCGCTGGCACTCGCCTTCCACCGGGAGCGGCCGGACGGACGCCCGGACGCGCGGGCCCTGTTCGACGCGGAGCTCAGCGCCGAACTGCGGTTCCTGCGCCCGGACACCGCACGCCTGCTGAGGACGGGCGCCCGCTACGCCCACGCCGTGCACAGCGTGCCGGCCGGGCAGGAGCGCGCCCTCACGGCCCTGCTGGACAGGGTCCGCCACGGCGCGCGCGGGCTGCGGGCCCGGCCGGACCGGCCCCAGCCCGTGGTCCTCGTCGGCCCGCTGCCCACCGGCGCGAGACAGCTGCCGGCGGGCCTCGCGCGGCTGAGCAGGGACGTGTGGCACGCCGGCGGTGAGGTGCTGTTCCTGAGCCCGAAGGGCGTCACGGCGGAGCGGTACGCGTCCGCGCTCACCCGGCACGGGGTCGTCGAGCCGATCGTGCTCGTCCCGCAGTCGGATGGGGGCGCGGAGCCCGACGCGCTCGCCGCGCTGGCCCGCTTCGACGACCGGGCGCGCCCGGTCGGCTGCGTCGTCGCGGGCGGTCCGGGGCAGGCCGGGGACGTCGACTGGGCCCCGCTCGTACGGCGGTTCCCCGACGCCAGGATCGTCGTGGTCAGCCCGGCCGGCGCCGGCGACGCGGACGGCGCCCGAGCCGCCGCCGGCGGGGCCGGCGACGCCGGAGACAGACCGCACGGTCCGGACCGCGCCGTCCCGGTACGGAGCCTGGAGACGCGGTCGGCGGCGGCGCTGCGCATGGCCGAGCAGCCCGGCCCGGCGCTGTGCGCCGCCACCCGGCTGTCGGCACTCCACCTGGACACCCTCCGGCACGATCCGGTGATCGAGCGGCACGCCGTCCGGTGGACGGCCGAGCAGACCCGGGAGTTCGTGGACCACCTGGTCACCGGCGCGCTGGCGTCCGCCGACCGCACCGCGCGCCACGCCGAGGACATGCTGCGCCGGCGCACGGCCGCCCTTCTGACCGCCGGCGAGCGGGCCGCCTGGCTGGTCCACCACATCCTCCAGCGCAAGCAGTTCCGCCTCGGGCCGAGCTCCCACTACCCCGTCGAGCAGGCGCTGCGGGAGATGCTGCCGTTCGTCCGGCGCGGAGAGCCCGTCCAGGTGTGCCTGCCGTTCTTCCCCGGCAAGTTCGCGCACAGCGGTCTCAAGGCCGTGGGCCACCTGCCCGACCTCGGTGAACTGGCCATGCTGGTGCGCATCCTGGAACTCGCCGCGGCCGTCCGGTGGGTCCACGCTCCCGGCCTGCGGCTCTTCCTTGCCACGGACGGCCACCACTACCGCGGCCACCACGCGGGCCGGATAGCCGAGGGCATGGCGACCCTGCGGCGGTACGCCGAGGAGGTGGGCGTCGCCGGCCCGTCGATCGAGATAGCCGACTACGACGAACTCGCGGAGCGGCACAACGGCCCCCGGTACGTGGCCCGGCAGCGCGCGCTGAGGTCGCGGATCGTGGCGGAGTACCACGCCGCCCTGCGCGACCTGGACATCACGGAGGGCCCGCTGCGCACCCTGCGCGAGGTGAGGCGCCGCGACCGGCGGGGCGGTTTCGTCGACGTGTTCCGCTCCCTGGTCTTCTCCGTGCCGATGCCCGAGCCCGCGGCTCCCGGAGCCACGCCAGGCCGGGCCCCCTGCGACACTCCGGCCCCCGGCCGCACCGCGCCGGGCGCGGCCTGGTGGAAGGCCGTCCACGTGGACCTGTACGACCTGTCGGAGGACCGGGCGGCCCCCGACGTGATCGCGGCCCGCAAGGGGATCCTCCGCGCGGCCTGGGACGACGCCGCCGAGTACGTCGCCACCCGGCACGCCGACGCGCAGATCGGCTACCGCGAGCGGGTGGTGCTGGGGGCGGTGCAGGCCACCACCCGGCCGGTGCCCGGCAAGGCCGGGATGAACCTGCTGGGCGGGGCACCGCTGTTCTGCTCGCACGGCACCGGCGCGATCGACGCCCGCGGCATCGTCTGCAACGACTTCGCGGTGGCGCTCCTCGACCAGGGCTTCGTACCGCTCTACTCGCCCCTCCTCGGCACCCGGCAGCCGTTCGCGATGGTCCCGGTGACCGTCACCGGGGCGGCGCCGGACGGGTCGGGGAACCGGATCGATCCGGCGTTCCTGCGCACCGTCCGGCTGCGGCGGAAGTGA
- a CDS encoding class I adenylate-forming enzyme family protein — MTSPQASSVSYGERIGQLAGEHPDVTAVLSVRPDGSGSGLSWRELESLTNVAARGLAGLGATADTTVAIALPAGLDHVVATIAAWKLGALVVPLDPHSTPAERAALTSVLGEHLLVGTSPGAVPPGWWRGSEHAGTPLPPGAAPRSATLTGGTTGRQRAILRPRPWTYRPGAWLAPHDRAQGMRLGQTQLVLLPLYHTAFQALYQGLALDHRIILMERFVPSLFPRLVEEHRVSYVRMVATTMRMILDVPGLRDHDLSSIETLHHGAGPCPEKVKRAWLDLVGPEHVYEIYANQERAGRTAIRGDEWLRRPGSVGRPTGCEVRVYHESGRLLPAGEVGEVYLRTPGVGQPRYLGDGPPLPERDGFLSVGDLGYLDTDGYLYLVDRKSNVINVGGQNVYPAEVEGVLLEMDGVADAVVTGRPHDYLGQSVHALVVPADPARPVTPEAVDAYCRGRLSPAKVPLTCQIVPSVPRSGTGKVPRARLRESGQH, encoded by the coding sequence GTGACGTCCCCACAGGCCTCCTCCGTCTCCTACGGGGAGCGCATCGGGCAGCTCGCCGGCGAGCATCCGGACGTCACCGCCGTCCTGTCGGTACGGCCCGACGGCAGCGGATCGGGGCTCAGCTGGCGCGAGTTGGAGTCCCTGACCAATGTGGCCGCGCGGGGCCTCGCTGGCCTCGGTGCCACCGCGGACACCACCGTCGCGATCGCCCTCCCCGCGGGCCTGGACCATGTGGTGGCCACCATCGCCGCCTGGAAGCTCGGCGCCCTCGTGGTGCCCCTGGACCCGCACTCGACGCCCGCGGAGCGCGCCGCCCTGACCTCCGTGCTCGGCGAGCACCTGCTGGTCGGAACCAGTCCGGGTGCGGTACCGCCGGGCTGGTGGCGCGGCAGCGAACACGCCGGCACTCCCCTGCCCCCGGGGGCCGCACCGCGCTCCGCCACGCTCACCGGTGGCACCACGGGGCGGCAGCGCGCCATCCTGCGGCCGCGGCCGTGGACCTACCGGCCGGGAGCGTGGCTCGCCCCGCACGACCGCGCCCAGGGGATGCGCCTCGGGCAGACGCAGCTGGTGCTGCTGCCGCTCTACCACACCGCGTTCCAGGCGCTCTACCAGGGCCTGGCCCTGGATCACCGGATCATCCTCATGGAGCGGTTCGTCCCCTCCCTCTTCCCCCGGCTCGTCGAGGAGCACCGGGTGAGCTACGTGCGCATGGTGGCGACGACCATGCGCATGATCCTGGACGTGCCGGGCCTGCGGGACCACGACCTGTCGAGCATCGAGACCCTGCACCACGGCGCCGGGCCCTGCCCCGAGAAGGTCAAGCGTGCCTGGCTCGACCTGGTCGGCCCCGAGCACGTCTACGAGATCTACGCCAACCAGGAGCGCGCCGGCCGGACGGCGATCCGCGGCGACGAGTGGCTCAGGCGGCCGGGCAGCGTGGGCCGTCCGACCGGCTGCGAGGTGCGCGTCTACCACGAGAGCGGCCGCCTGCTGCCTGCGGGCGAGGTCGGCGAGGTCTATCTGCGCACGCCGGGTGTGGGGCAGCCGCGCTACCTGGGGGACGGCCCGCCGCTGCCGGAGCGGGACGGCTTCCTCAGCGTCGGCGACCTCGGGTACCTGGACACCGACGGCTACCTCTACCTCGTGGACCGCAAGAGCAACGTCATCAACGTCGGCGGGCAGAACGTGTACCCGGCCGAGGTCGAGGGCGTGCTGCTGGAGATGGACGGCGTCGCGGACGCCGTGGTGACCGGCCGGCCGCACGACTACCTCGGGCAGTCGGTGCATGCCCTGGTGGTGCCGGCCGACCCGGCACGGCCGGTGACGCCCGAGGCGGTCGACGCGTACTGCCGCGGGCGGCTGTCCCCGGCGAAGGTCCCGCTGACGTGCCAGATCGTGCCGAGCGTGCCGCGGAGCGGCACTGGCAAGGTCCCTCGCGCCCGGTTGCGGGAGTCCGGGCAGCACTGA
- a CDS encoding MFS transporter, translating to MARRRDYRLFLTAQTISNLGSSFTSFGLPLLVFRLTGSPLKLALTTVSGFLPYLLFGLVIGAWIDRVDRRRVMIGTVVARGLTIAVLPVLAASGTLVVWDVYAVAFVNTSLGIASSAIEGTAVPGLVSGRGLARANGALRGGYAAAKVVGPLLAGALIGGGVPVTGVFVVDAVSFWIAAAMLRAVRTPFNAPRAPARTSVAADIATGLRHVRADPALCVIALHAALYNLIGSTVTAQLVLFAHERLGAGDARVGVLYAGGAAGTAVALLTSSRIADRVPFPVATLGVMTCWSILVLGMSASTHFVLGALLWTCAAGLPTVYAVQTLTYRQTAVPEHLLGRVQTTGQVLAWSAQPVGATVGATVIHATGDIAAVYAASALLMLVITLFFWLGPFGRSLSAVRTTTPPMPQRNRRER from the coding sequence ATGGCGCGGCGACGCGACTACCGGCTCTTCCTGACCGCTCAGACGATATCCAATCTCGGATCGTCTTTCACGTCGTTCGGGCTGCCCCTGCTGGTGTTCCGGCTCACCGGATCGCCGCTCAAGCTGGCCCTCACGACGGTCTCCGGGTTCCTGCCGTACCTCTTGTTCGGGCTGGTGATCGGCGCCTGGATCGACCGCGTGGACCGCAGGCGGGTCATGATCGGCACGGTGGTCGCCCGGGGGCTGACCATCGCGGTCCTGCCCGTCCTCGCGGCGTCCGGCACGCTGGTGGTCTGGGACGTCTACGCGGTCGCGTTCGTGAACACCAGCCTGGGGATCGCCTCGTCGGCGATCGAGGGCACCGCGGTGCCGGGCCTGGTGTCCGGACGGGGCCTGGCGCGGGCCAACGGCGCCCTGCGCGGGGGTTATGCGGCGGCCAAGGTGGTCGGGCCGCTGCTCGCGGGTGCGCTGATCGGCGGCGGGGTGCCGGTGACCGGGGTCTTCGTCGTCGACGCCGTCTCGTTCTGGATCGCGGCGGCCATGCTCAGGGCCGTCCGGACGCCGTTCAACGCACCGCGGGCCCCGGCACGGACCTCGGTCGCCGCCGACATCGCCACCGGGCTGCGCCATGTGCGCGCCGATCCGGCGCTGTGCGTGATCGCCCTGCACGCCGCGCTGTACAACCTGATCGGGTCCACCGTCACCGCCCAACTGGTGCTCTTCGCCCACGAACGGCTGGGCGCCGGCGACGCCCGGGTCGGGGTGCTCTACGCGGGCGGTGCCGCCGGAACCGCCGTGGCGCTGCTGACGTCGAGCCGGATCGCCGACCGGGTGCCGTTCCCGGTGGCCACGCTCGGCGTGATGACCTGCTGGAGCATCCTCGTCCTCGGCATGTCCGCCAGCACGCACTTCGTGCTCGGCGCCTTGTTGTGGACCTGTGCAGCGGGGCTGCCCACCGTCTACGCGGTCCAGACCCTGACCTACCGTCAGACCGCCGTACCCGAGCACCTGCTGGGGCGCGTGCAGACCACCGGGCAGGTACTCGCGTGGTCGGCGCAGCCGGTGGGCGCGACCGTGGGCGCCACCGTCATCCACGCGACCGGGGACATCGCCGCCGTGTACGCGGCCTCCGCCCTGCTCATGCTCGTGATCACGCTCTTCTTCTGGCTCGGCCCGTTCGGGAGGTCCCTGAGCGCGGTCCGTACGACAACGCCACCCATGCCGCAACGCAACAGGAGGGAACGATGA